From a single Calothrix sp. NIES-2098 genomic region:
- a CDS encoding two component transcriptional regulator, winged helix family protein gives MAPAKILVVDDDPAVRNLIQRFLIKQSYQVEAAEDGKTALALFEQFNPDLVILDVNLPDVIGFNLCQEMQGRNGVFVLMLTSRADEADKIRGFSKGADDYLTKPFGLGELEVRVAAILRRQRVVTTAEQKRLVFEKLMIDPVRREVALNNQPVPLTALEFDLLHFLASHPGRVWRRAELIQEVWDYEYVGDQRVVDVHIGQIRKKIEIDASQPALIQTVRGVGYKFECPTHSPQLEVNS, from the coding sequence ATGGCTCCTGCCAAGATTCTTGTAGTTGATGACGACCCTGCGGTTCGGAATTTAATCCAACGCTTTTTAATTAAGCAGAGCTATCAGGTAGAAGCTGCTGAGGATGGTAAGACAGCCTTAGCACTATTTGAGCAATTTAATCCAGATTTGGTGATTTTAGATGTAAATTTACCAGATGTCATTGGGTTTAACCTCTGCCAAGAGATGCAAGGCCGTAATGGCGTTTTTGTTCTTATGCTGACTAGCCGTGCCGACGAAGCTGACAAGATTCGCGGCTTTTCTAAAGGTGCTGATGACTATCTCACCAAACCTTTTGGGTTGGGAGAACTAGAAGTCAGAGTAGCAGCTATTTTAAGGCGTCAGCGAGTTGTGACAACCGCAGAACAGAAACGCCTGGTGTTTGAAAAATTGATGATCGATCCAGTCCGCCGGGAAGTGGCGCTTAACAACCAGCCAGTACCCTTAACCGCACTGGAATTTGACTTGTTACATTTTTTAGCTAGCCATCCTGGTCGAGTGTGGCGACGCGCAGAACTTATTCAAGAGGTCTGGGACTACGAATATGTAGGCGATCAGCGGGTTGTAGATGTACATATCGGCCAAATCCGCAAAAAGATAGAAATTGATGCTAGCCAGCCAGCATTAATTCAAACAGTACGTGGTGTAGGTTATAAGTTTGAATGCCCAACTCACTCGCCGCAGTTGGAAGTTAATTCCTAA